Genomic segment of Deinococcus roseus:
GAGGAGCATGTGCTGGGTCTGTTTTCTCCTGCAGAGATGCAGCAGGCCTTCACAAAAGCAGGTCTGAAAGCGAAGTTTGAGCCGTACAGCTTCATGTCCAGAGGCATCTGGGTGGCCCATCACAGCTGACGGAAACATTCTGGCTGGGGTTTTCCCTGAGTCACCATTTTGGGGATGTGGCTACCATGGATTCAGGGAGGCCCAAACATGGATGAGCGTGAAGACAACACCCTTTACATGGTGGTGGTGAATGGCGAAGAACAGTACAGCATCTGGCCTGCAGACCGGGAATTGCCGTTGGGCTGGTTGGACACAGGGTTTCATGGCCTGAAAGCAGATTGTCTGAAGCACATTGAGGAGATCTGGATTGACATGCGTCCCCTCAGTTTGCGCCAGAAAATGGAAGAACTGGAACGCCTGCAACAGCAATGATCCTCTGAGGGGTCACACCTGCAGTGACAATACCTGAAAACCCCTAGTGGTGCATCCCGAAATCAGGGATGCGCCCATTTTTTTGTGTGGGATAAACTTGCAGCACATCTTTGTCTGATTTTGACTTCACTGAGCGGCACAGCCTGACTGTGCGGAAAGGCCATTCATGACCCAGCAACTGACCGCCAAAGCACAACTCACCGGACGCGTCCTCCCCCCCAAAGATCCCGGCTGGAACGAGGCCCGCGAAGGCTTTGCAGCCTGGGCCCCTTATGACCGCCAGGAACCCATCACGGTGGTGTTCTGTCAGGATACAGGTGATGTGCAGAATGCCATCAAGTATGTGCGTGAAAACCATCTGCCTTTCCGGGTGCGTGCTGGGCGCCACAACTACGAGGCGTACTCCTCACTGGTCAAGGGTGGCGTGGTCATTGATGTCAGCGAACTGGATTCTGTGCGGGTGTCCAGAGATGCAGGCACTGCCACCATCGGAGCGGGCATTGCCATGGTGGACATGTACGA
This window contains:
- a CDS encoding MbtH family protein, whose translation is MDEREDNTLYMVVVNGEEQYSIWPADRELPLGWLDTGFHGLKADCLKHIEEIWIDMRPLSLRQKMEELERLQQQ